Proteins encoded by one window of Streptomyces sp. ALI-76-A:
- a CDS encoding GNAT family N-acetyltransferase, with the protein MPTPSPIPGPIRPLTLRDHAACADLSEDRGWPREEHKWGFLLTAGKGYGIDDPDGGLVAACVVTEYGPQHRPDLGAIGMVLVAERHAGQGVGRQFMRHIVSTMGTTPLTLHATPNGRPLYEQLGFKVTGRAEMLCGRFTPERTKPGIATRPATAEDLTALLRLDGEVFGADRTHIITRLPAFADQLRVAEEKGRIIGYAAAWPNMQTHVVGPLIARDTRTAKALLASLAAHTDRPLRTDIDVRHEELLAWAKERGLASVAFNTVMTYGITELPGDWRRRFAPLTVAAG; encoded by the coding sequence GTGCCCACTCCTTCCCCCATCCCTGGTCCCATCCGCCCGCTGACGCTCCGCGATCACGCCGCCTGCGCCGACTTGTCCGAGGACCGGGGGTGGCCACGCGAGGAGCACAAGTGGGGCTTCCTCCTCACCGCAGGGAAGGGCTACGGCATCGACGATCCCGACGGCGGACTCGTCGCCGCCTGTGTCGTCACCGAGTACGGACCGCAGCACCGCCCCGACCTCGGGGCCATCGGCATGGTCCTGGTCGCCGAGCGGCATGCCGGCCAGGGCGTGGGACGCCAGTTCATGCGTCACATCGTCTCGACGATGGGCACCACGCCCCTGACCCTGCACGCCACGCCGAACGGCCGCCCGCTCTACGAGCAACTCGGCTTCAAGGTGACCGGCCGTGCCGAGATGCTGTGCGGGCGCTTCACACCGGAGCGAACGAAGCCCGGGATCGCCACACGTCCGGCCACCGCCGAGGACCTCACCGCTCTCCTGCGGCTCGACGGGGAGGTGTTCGGCGCCGACCGCACGCACATCATCACCCGGCTGCCCGCCTTCGCCGACCAGTTGCGCGTCGCCGAGGAGAAGGGCCGGATCATCGGGTACGCGGCCGCGTGGCCCAACATGCAGACCCACGTCGTGGGCCCGCTGATCGCCCGCGACACCCGGACCGCGAAGGCCCTGCTCGCTTCCCTTGCCGCCCACACCGACCGCCCACTGCGCACCGACATCGACGTACGGCACGAAGAGCTGCTGGCGTGGGCGAAGGAGCGGGGTCTGGCATCCGTGGCCTTCAACACCGTCATGACGTACGGCATCACGGAACTGCCCGGTGACTGGAGGCGTAGGTTCGCACCGCTGACGGTGGCTGCGGGCTGA
- a CDS encoding MFS transporter has protein sequence MPLALLALAIGAFGIGTTEFVIMGLLPEVAGDFGVSIPTAGFLVTGYALGVMFGAPLMTVLGTKVSRKRMLMLLMGLFIIGNLLSALAPAFSVMLIGRVIASLAHGAFFGIGSVVAADLVAPDKKAGAIAMMFTGLTVANVVGVPLGTLVGQSVGWRVTFGIVALLGVVGLLGVAKLVPDMPRAEGVRLRHELAAFKNAQVLLAMAMTVLGFGGVFAAITYIAPMMTHVTGFADGSVTWMLVLFGLGMVGGNLIGGRYADRALMPMLYVSLGALAVVLALFTLTAHHKALAALTIVLIGALGFATVPPLQKRVLDQAHGAPTLASAVNIGAFNLGNALSAWLGGLVISAGFGYTAPNWVGAALAAAALLLAFLSAALERRDSKPGTLVAEAVPTDQPAAVHC, from the coding sequence ATGCCGCTCGCGCTTCTGGCCCTCGCGATCGGGGCCTTCGGAATCGGAACGACCGAGTTTGTGATCATGGGCCTGCTGCCCGAGGTCGCGGGCGACTTCGGGGTCTCCATCCCCACGGCCGGCTTCCTCGTGACCGGCTACGCCCTCGGTGTCATGTTCGGCGCCCCTCTGATGACGGTCCTCGGCACGAAGGTCTCCCGCAAGCGGATGCTGATGCTGCTGATGGGGCTGTTCATCATCGGCAATCTGCTGTCCGCCCTCGCCCCGGCCTTCTCCGTCATGCTGATCGGCCGGGTGATCGCCTCACTCGCCCACGGGGCCTTCTTCGGCATCGGCTCGGTCGTCGCGGCCGACCTCGTCGCCCCCGACAAGAAGGCCGGGGCCATCGCGATGATGTTCACCGGCCTGACCGTCGCCAACGTGGTCGGCGTCCCGCTGGGCACCCTCGTCGGGCAGTCCGTCGGCTGGCGTGTCACCTTCGGGATCGTCGCTCTCCTGGGTGTCGTCGGCCTGCTCGGTGTCGCCAAGCTCGTTCCCGACATGCCCAGGGCGGAAGGCGTCCGCCTGCGTCACGAACTGGCCGCCTTCAAGAACGCGCAGGTCCTGCTCGCGATGGCGATGACGGTCCTGGGTTTCGGCGGCGTCTTCGCGGCCATCACCTACATCGCGCCGATGATGACCCACGTCACCGGCTTCGCCGACGGCTCGGTCACCTGGATGCTGGTCCTCTTCGGCCTCGGCATGGTCGGCGGCAACCTCATCGGAGGCAGGTACGCCGACCGTGCCCTGATGCCCATGCTCTACGTGTCCCTGGGCGCCCTCGCCGTCGTGCTCGCGCTCTTCACGCTCACCGCCCACCACAAGGCTCTGGCAGCCCTCACGATCGTCCTGATCGGTGCCCTGGGCTTCGCCACCGTCCCGCCTCTGCAGAAGCGGGTCCTCGACCAGGCGCACGGTGCCCCGACTCTGGCCTCGGCGGTGAACATCGGCGCCTTCAACCTCGGCAACGCACTGTCCGCCTGGCTCGGCGGGCTCGTCATCTCGGCCGGCTTCGGCTATACCGCCCCCAACTGGGTCGGTGCCGCCCTCGCCGCGGCCGCCCTGCTCCTCGCCTTCCTCTCGGCCGCTCTGGAGCGCCGCGACAGCAAGCCCGGCACGCTGGTCGCGGAGGCTGTGCCCACGGATCAGCCGGCAGCCGTCCACTGCTGA
- a CDS encoding GNAT family N-acetyltransferase, protein MGDLEIRPATTDDVPAIVAMLADDPLGARRESPDDLTPYLAALDRITPDPHQHLVVAVRDGRVVGTLQLTVIPGLSRRGSTRSIIESVRIHADERGSGLGTQLIEWAIDTSRRQNCQLVQLTSDNTRTDAHRFYERLGFTASHVGFKLQL, encoded by the coding sequence ATGGGAGATCTCGAGATACGGCCCGCCACCACGGACGACGTCCCCGCGATCGTCGCGATGCTCGCCGACGACCCGCTGGGCGCCCGGCGGGAATCACCGGACGACCTGACCCCGTACCTGGCCGCACTGGACCGCATCACGCCCGACCCCCACCAGCACCTGGTCGTGGCCGTACGCGACGGCCGGGTCGTCGGCACCCTCCAGCTGACCGTCATCCCCGGCCTGTCCCGGCGCGGCTCCACCAGGTCGATCATCGAAAGCGTGCGTATCCACGCGGACGAACGCGGCAGCGGGCTGGGCACACAGCTCATCGAATGGGCGATCGACACATCCCGCCGCCAGAACTGCCAGCTGGTGCAACTGACCTCCGACAACACCCGCACGGACGCCCACCGCTTCTACGAGCGGCTCGGCTTCACGGCCTCGCATGTGGGCTTCAAGCTTCAGCTGTGA
- a CDS encoding serine hydrolase domain-containing protein: MTTPQEELLPGTRRALLHRIAVAQAEGRAPSLVAAVVRDRRAVWHGSRTSVDGHGPDENVQYRIGSITKTFTAVLVLRLRDEGVLDLGDPLEKHLPGTGAGEATVAELLAHTSGLAAESPAPWWERTPGTLRPELADVLGEQPFRHPVGRRFHYSNPGYTLLGALVEKLRGAPWEEVLRREVLGPLGLDRTSAQPRMPHAGGWAVHPWADAMLPEPVEDLGRMAPAGQLWSTTADLARFAVFLTHGDDRVLGAQSVREMRTPAAPTEASDVGDGATYGLGLQIQHRDGRLLTGHSGSLPGFLANLTISVADDVAAVVLANCTSGPLVSVVGADLVRIVAEAEPRIPAAWRPLRDVDASVLELAGQWYWGTHAVALRLTADGLVSLEPLSGNGRRSRFRANGDGTWTGLEGYYAGELLKAVRRPDGSVSHLDLGSFVFTRQPYDVGARVPGGVDPEGWRGIG, from the coding sequence ATGACGACACCTCAGGAAGAGCTGCTGCCCGGCACGCGACGGGCGTTGCTGCACCGGATCGCCGTGGCCCAGGCCGAAGGGCGTGCTCCCTCGCTGGTCGCGGCCGTGGTGCGGGACAGGCGGGCTGTGTGGCACGGCTCGCGGACATCGGTGGACGGACACGGGCCGGACGAGAACGTGCAGTACCGGATCGGTTCGATCACCAAGACCTTCACCGCCGTTCTCGTCCTGCGCTTGCGTGACGAGGGTGTGCTCGACCTCGGGGACCCGCTGGAGAAGCATCTGCCGGGCACGGGTGCGGGGGAAGCCACCGTCGCGGAACTGCTCGCCCATACGAGCGGGTTGGCGGCCGAGTCACCCGCGCCGTGGTGGGAGCGTACGCCGGGAACCCTGCGTCCCGAGCTCGCCGACGTACTGGGTGAGCAGCCCTTCCGGCATCCGGTCGGACGGCGCTTCCACTACTCCAACCCGGGTTACACGCTGCTGGGCGCGCTCGTGGAGAAGCTGCGCGGGGCGCCGTGGGAGGAGGTACTGCGGCGAGAGGTGCTCGGCCCGCTGGGTCTCGACCGGACAAGCGCCCAGCCGCGGATGCCTCATGCGGGCGGCTGGGCAGTGCACCCCTGGGCGGATGCGATGCTGCCCGAGCCGGTCGAGGACCTGGGGCGGATGGCTCCGGCCGGGCAACTCTGGTCCACCACCGCGGACCTGGCGCGCTTCGCCGTCTTCCTGACGCACGGGGACGATCGCGTGCTCGGCGCGCAGTCGGTCCGGGAGATGCGGACACCCGCGGCGCCGACGGAGGCCTCGGACGTGGGGGACGGCGCCACCTACGGGCTGGGTCTGCAGATCCAGCACCGGGACGGTCGACTGCTGACGGGACACTCGGGTTCCTTGCCGGGATTCCTGGCCAACCTCACCATCAGCGTGGCGGACGACGTCGCGGCGGTCGTTCTGGCGAACTGCACCTCGGGCCCGCTGGTGTCGGTGGTAGGCGCCGATCTGGTGCGGATCGTCGCGGAGGCCGAGCCGCGGATTCCCGCTGCGTGGCGGCCCTTGCGTGACGTCGATGCGTCCGTACTGGAGCTGGCAGGCCAGTGGTACTGGGGGACGCACGCAGTCGCTCTGCGGCTGACGGCGGACGGGCTGGTCTCGCTGGAGCCGCTGTCCGGGAACGGGCGCCGATCGCGGTTTCGGGCCAACGGCGACGGCACGTGGACGGGCTTGGAGGGCTACTACGCGGGAGAGCTCCTGAAGGCCGTTCGACGGCCGGACGGGTCCGTGAGCCACCTGGACCTGGGTTCATTCGTGTTCACGCGTCAGCCGTACGACGTAGGGGCGCGCGTGCCTGGTGGGGTCGATCCCGAAGGGTGGCGGGGCATCGGCTAG
- the dnaB gene encoding replicative DNA helicase: MSISEPLDDPWADSGPSDRLPSSRRRSDGGRVRDEQHDRGRESGAWDGGGSAFERVPPQDLDAEQSVLGGMLLSKDAIADVVEVLKGHDFYKPAHETIYQAILDVYAKGEPADPITIAAELTKRGEINKVGGAPYLHTLVQTVPTAANAEYYAEIVHERAVLRRLVEAGTRITQMGYAGDDDVDEIVNRAQAEIYAVTEQRTSEDYLPLGDIMEGALDEIEAIGSRSGEMTGVPTGFTDLDSLTNGLHPGQMIVIAARPAMGKSTLALDFARAASIKHNLASVIFSLEMGRNEIAMRLLSAEARVALHHMRSGTMTDEDWTRLARRMPEVSSAPLYIDDSPNLSMMEIRAKCRRLKQRNDIKLVIIDYLQLMQAGGSKRSESRQQEVSDMSRNLKLLAKELEVPVIALSQLNRGPEQRTDKKPMVSDLRESGSIEQDADMVILLHREDAYEKESPRAGEADIIVGKHRNGPTATITVAFQGHYSRFVDMAQT; encoded by the coding sequence GTGAGTATTTCCGAGCCCTTGGATGATCCTTGGGCCGACAGCGGTCCCAGTGATCGTCTGCCTTCTTCCCGCCGACGCAGCGACGGAGGCCGGGTCCGTGACGAGCAGCACGACCGCGGCAGGGAGAGCGGGGCCTGGGACGGCGGTGGCTCCGCCTTCGAACGCGTACCGCCGCAGGACCTGGATGCCGAACAGTCCGTCCTCGGCGGCATGCTCCTGTCCAAGGACGCCATCGCCGACGTCGTGGAAGTCCTCAAGGGTCATGACTTCTACAAGCCCGCGCACGAGACGATCTACCAGGCGATCCTCGACGTCTATGCCAAGGGCGAGCCGGCCGACCCCATCACGATCGCCGCCGAGCTGACCAAGCGCGGTGAGATCAACAAGGTCGGCGGCGCGCCGTACCTGCACACCCTCGTGCAGACGGTGCCCACGGCGGCCAACGCCGAGTACTACGCGGAGATCGTCCATGAGCGGGCGGTCCTGCGCCGCCTGGTCGAGGCCGGTACCCGCATCACCCAGATGGGATACGCGGGCGACGACGACGTCGACGAGATCGTCAACCGCGCCCAGGCGGAGATCTACGCGGTCACCGAGCAGCGCACCAGCGAGGACTACCTCCCGCTCGGCGACATCATGGAGGGCGCGCTCGACGAGATCGAGGCGATCGGCTCGCGCAGCGGAGAGATGACCGGTGTGCCCACGGGCTTCACGGACCTCGACTCGCTGACCAACGGTCTGCACCCGGGCCAGATGATCGTCATCGCGGCCCGTCCCGCCATGGGCAAGTCCACGCTCGCGCTGGACTTCGCCCGGGCGGCGTCGATCAAGCACAACCTGGCCAGCGTCATCTTCTCCCTCGAAATGGGCCGCAACGAGATCGCCATGCGTCTGCTGTCGGCGGAGGCGCGCGTGGCGCTGCACCACATGCGGTCGGGCACCATGACGGACGAGGACTGGACACGCCTGGCGCGACGGATGCCCGAGGTCTCGTCCGCGCCGCTCTACATCGACGATTCCCCCAACCTGTCGATGATGGAGATCCGCGCGAAATGCCGTCGGCTGAAGCAGCGCAACGACATCAAGCTCGTGATCATCGACTATCTGCAGCTGATGCAGGCCGGTGGTTCGAAGCGTTCCGAGAGCCGCCAGCAGGAGGTCTCGGACATGTCCCGAAACCTCAAGCTTCTGGCCAAGGAGCTGGAGGTCCCGGTGATCGCGCTCTCGCAGCTCAACCGTGGTCCCGAGCAGCGCACGGACAAGAAGCCGATGGTGTCCGACCTGCGTGAGTCCGGCTCCATCGAGCAGGATGCCGACATGGTGATCCTGCTGCACCGGGAGGACGCCTACGAGAAGGAGTCGCCGCGCGCGGGCGAGGCGGACATCATCGTGGGCAAGCACCGTAACGGCCCGACGGCGACGATCACGGTCGCCTTCCAGGGTCACTACTCGCGGTTCGTGGACATGGCGCAGACCTGA
- a CDS encoding MATE family efflux transporter: MTQAPATPKAARRQHDREIVALAVPAFGALVAEPLFVMADSAIIGHLGTAQLAGLGVASALLMTAVSVFVFLAYATTAAVARRVGAGDLQAAIRQGMDGIWLALLLGAAVIAVALPMAPAIVELFGASDTAAPYATTYLRISSFGIPAMLVVLAATGVLRGLQDTKTPLYVAIAGFIANAVLNVGLVYGAGLGIAGSAWGTVIAQYGMAVAYLVVVVRGARLHGASLRPDVAGIRASAQAGVPLLVRTLSLRAILMITTAVAARLGDADIAAHQIILSLWSLLAFALDAIAIAGQAIIGRYLGADDPEGARTVCRRMVQWGIAAGVALGLLVVIARPLLLPLFTGDSAVKDTALPALLMVALAQPICGVVFVLDGVLMGAGDGPYLAGAMVLTLAIFTPVALLVPALGGGITALWGAMTLMMAVRMLTLWLRARSGRWLVTGATR; the protein is encoded by the coding sequence ATGACACAGGCTCCAGCGACCCCCAAGGCTGCCCGTCGACAGCACGACCGAGAGATCGTCGCGCTGGCCGTTCCGGCCTTCGGAGCACTCGTCGCCGAGCCCCTCTTCGTCATGGCCGACAGTGCGATCATCGGCCATCTCGGCACGGCACAACTCGCCGGCCTCGGCGTCGCCTCCGCCCTCCTCATGACAGCCGTCAGCGTCTTTGTCTTCCTCGCCTACGCCACCACGGCGGCCGTCGCCCGACGCGTCGGCGCCGGCGATCTCCAGGCCGCCATCCGCCAGGGCATGGACGGCATCTGGCTGGCACTGCTGCTCGGTGCCGCCGTCATCGCCGTCGCCCTGCCCATGGCACCGGCGATCGTGGAACTCTTCGGCGCCTCAGACACCGCTGCCCCGTACGCGACCACCTATCTGCGGATCTCCTCGTTCGGCATCCCGGCCATGCTGGTCGTCCTCGCCGCGACCGGTGTCCTGCGCGGGCTGCAGGACACAAAGACACCCTTGTACGTCGCCATCGCGGGCTTCATCGCCAACGCCGTGCTGAACGTGGGCCTGGTCTACGGCGCCGGCCTCGGCATCGCGGGCTCCGCCTGGGGCACTGTCATCGCCCAGTACGGCATGGCTGTCGCCTATCTGGTGGTGGTCGTCCGCGGCGCCCGACTGCATGGAGCCTCACTCCGCCCCGATGTCGCCGGGATCCGGGCCTCCGCACAAGCCGGCGTCCCTCTGCTGGTCCGCACACTCTCCCTGCGGGCGATCCTCATGATCACCACCGCCGTCGCGGCCCGTCTGGGTGACGCCGACATCGCCGCCCACCAGATCATCCTGTCCCTGTGGAGCCTGCTGGCCTTCGCCCTCGACGCCATCGCCATCGCCGGACAGGCCATCATCGGGCGCTATCTGGGCGCCGACGACCCTGAAGGCGCCCGCACCGTCTGCCGTCGCATGGTGCAGTGGGGCATCGCGGCCGGCGTGGCCCTCGGACTGCTCGTGGTCATCGCCCGACCCCTGTTGCTGCCCCTGTTCACCGGTGACAGCGCCGTCAAGGACACCGCGCTGCCTGCCCTGCTCATGGTGGCGCTTGCCCAGCCGATCTGCGGGGTTGTCTTTGTCCTGGACGGGGTTCTCATGGGAGCGGGCGACGGACCGTATCTGGCCGGGGCGATGGTGCTCACTCTGGCGATCTTCACTCCCGTGGCCCTACTCGTCCCCGCCCTCGGTGGCGGTATCACCGCCCTCTGGGGAGCGATGACGCTCATGATGGCGGTCCGGATGCTGACCCTCTGGCTACGGGCCCGTTCCGGTCGCTGGCTGGTGACGGGGGCGACGCGCTGA
- the rplI gene encoding 50S ribosomal protein L9 encodes MKIILTHEVSGLGAAGDVVDVKDGYARNYLIPRKFAIRWTKGGEKDVEQIRRARKIHEIQTIEQANSVKAQLEGVKVRLAVRSGDAGRLFGSVTPADIASAIKASGGPEVDKRRIELGTPIKTLGAHETSVRLHPEVAAKVNIEVVAA; translated from the coding sequence ATGAAGATCATCCTCACCCACGAGGTCTCCGGCCTCGGTGCCGCGGGCGACGTCGTCGACGTCAAGGACGGTTACGCTCGCAACTACCTGATCCCGCGGAAGTTCGCCATCCGCTGGACCAAGGGTGGCGAGAAGGACGTCGAGCAGATCCGTCGTGCTCGCAAGATCCACGAGATCCAGACCATCGAGCAGGCCAACTCCGTGAAGGCCCAGCTCGAGGGTGTCAAGGTCCGTCTGGCTGTCCGGTCCGGCGACGCCGGTCGACTTTTCGGTTCCGTCACTCCGGCCGACATCGCTTCCGCGATCAAGGCTTCCGGTGGCCCCGAGGTCGACAAGCGCCGCATCGAGCTCGGCACGCCGATCAAGACCCTGGGCGCTCACGAGACGTCCGTGCGTCTGCACCCCGAGGTTGCCGCCAAGGTCAACATCGAGGTCGTCGCGGCCTGA
- the rpsR gene encoding 30S ribosomal protein S18 has translation MAKPPVRKPKKKVCAFCKDKVTYVDYKDTNMLRKFISDRGKIRARRVTGNCTQHQRDVATAVKNSREMALLPYTSTAR, from the coding sequence ATGGCGAAGCCGCCTGTGCGCAAGCCGAAGAAGAAGGTCTGCGCATTCTGCAAGGACAAGGTCACGTACGTGGACTACAAGGACACGAACATGCTGCGGAAGTTCATTTCCGACCGCGGCAAGATCCGTGCCCGCCGCGTGACCGGCAACTGCACGCAGCACCAGCGTGACGTCGCCACGGCTGTGAAGAACAGCCGTGAGATGGCGCTGCTGCCCTACACCTCCACCGCGCGATAA
- a CDS encoding single-stranded DNA-binding protein, with protein MAGETVITVVGNLVDDPELRFTPSGAAVAKFRVASTPRTFDRQTNEWKDGESLFLTCSVWRQAAENVAESLQRGMRVIVQGRLKQRSYEDREGVKRTVYELDVEEVGASLRNATAKVTKTAGRSGGQGGYGGGGGGAQGGGGWGGGSGGGQQGGGGAPADDPWATGAPAGGSQAGGGSGWGGNSGGGQQGGGYSDEPPF; from the coding sequence ATGGCAGGCGAGACCGTCATCACGGTCGTCGGCAATCTTGTCGACGACCCCGAGCTGCGCTTCACCCCTTCCGGTGCGGCGGTCGCGAAGTTCCGTGTCGCGTCCACTCCCCGCACCTTCGACCGCCAGACGAACGAGTGGAAGGACGGCGAAAGCCTGTTCCTGACCTGCTCGGTCTGGCGTCAGGCGGCGGAGAACGTCGCCGAGTCGCTCCAGCGAGGCATGCGCGTCATCGTGCAGGGCCGGCTGAAGCAGCGGTCCTACGAGGACCGTGAGGGCGTCAAGCGCACGGTCTACGAGCTGGACGTCGAGGAAGTCGGCGCCAGCCTCCGCAATGCCACGGCCAAGGTCACCAAGACCGCCGGCCGAAGTGGTGGCCAGGGTGGGTACGGCGGCGGTGGCGGTGGCGCCCAGGGTGGCGGCGGCTGGGGCGGTGGCTCCGGCGGCGGTCAGCAGGGCGGCGGCGGTGCTCCCGCCGACGACCCGTGGGCGACCGGCGCTCCCGCCGGTGGCAGCCAGGCCGGTGGTGGCAGCGGCTGGGGTGGAAACTCCGGCGGCGGTCAGCAGGGCGGCGGCTACTCGGACGAGCCCCCCTTCTAG
- the rpsF gene encoding 30S ribosomal protein S6, with protein MRHYEVMVILDPDLEERAVAPLIENFLSVVREGNGKVEKVDTWGRRRLSYEIKKKPEGIYSVIDLQAEPAVVKELDRQMNLNESVLRTKVLRPETH; from the coding sequence ATGCGTCACTACGAGGTGATGGTCATCCTCGACCCCGATCTGGAGGAGCGCGCTGTCGCCCCCCTGATCGAGAACTTCCTCTCCGTCGTCCGTGAGGGCAACGGAAAGGTCGAGAAGGTCGACACCTGGGGCCGTCGTCGTCTCTCGTACGAGATCAAGAAGAAGCCTGAGGGCATCTACTCGGTCATCGACCTGCAGGCCGAGCCTGCGGTCGTCAAGGAGCTCGACCGCCAGATGAACCTGAACGAGTCGGTCCTCCGGACCAAGGTCCTCCGCCCCGAGACCCACTGA
- the femX gene encoding peptidoglycan bridge formation glycyltransferase FemX has translation MSLTLRTISREQHLAYIQSLPSASHMQVPAWADVKAEWRSESLGWFDDRTGEMVGAGLVLYRQLPKIKRYLAYLPEGPVINWFAPNLTEWLEPMLAHLKNQGAFSVKMGPPVIIRRWEATSIKAGIQNPDVKRLRDIEADFIEPRAFEVADKLRRMGWQQGEDGGAGFGDVQPRYVYQVPLANRSLEEVHKNFNQLWRRNIKKAEKAGVEVVQGGYHDLEEWQRLYEITAVRDHFRPRPLSYFQRMWTALNTEDPNRMRLYFARHNGVNLSAATMLIVGGHVWYSYGASDNIGREVRPSNAMQWRMLRDAYALGATVYDLRGISDSLDETDHLFGLIQFKVGTGGQAAEYLGEWDFPLNKLLHKALDIYMSRR, from the coding sequence ATGAGCCTGACCCTGAGGACGATCAGTCGCGAGCAGCATCTGGCGTACATCCAGAGCCTGCCGTCGGCGAGCCACATGCAGGTTCCGGCCTGGGCAGACGTCAAGGCGGAGTGGCGCTCCGAGAGCCTCGGCTGGTTCGACGACCGCACCGGCGAGATGGTCGGTGCCGGTCTCGTCCTCTACCGCCAACTCCCCAAGATCAAGCGCTACTTGGCCTATCTGCCCGAGGGCCCGGTCATCAACTGGTTCGCGCCGAACCTGACCGAGTGGCTGGAACCGATGCTCGCGCACCTCAAGAACCAGGGCGCGTTCTCCGTGAAGATGGGCCCGCCGGTGATTATCCGGCGCTGGGAGGCCACGTCCATCAAGGCGGGCATCCAGAACCCGGACGTCAAGCGCCTGCGGGACATCGAGGCGGACTTCATCGAACCGCGCGCCTTCGAGGTGGCCGACAAGCTGCGCCGCATGGGCTGGCAGCAGGGCGAGGACGGCGGTGCCGGCTTCGGCGACGTACAGCCCCGCTACGTCTACCAGGTGCCGCTGGCGAACCGCTCTCTGGAAGAGGTCCACAAGAACTTCAACCAGCTGTGGCGCCGCAACATCAAGAAGGCCGAGAAGGCGGGTGTCGAGGTCGTCCAGGGCGGCTACCACGACCTGGAGGAGTGGCAGCGCCTGTACGAGATCACGGCGGTGCGCGACCACTTCCGGCCCCGCCCGCTCTCGTACTTCCAGCGCATGTGGACGGCCCTCAACACCGAGGACCCCAACCGCATGCGGCTGTACTTCGCCCGACACAACGGCGTGAACCTGTCGGCCGCGACGATGCTGATCGTCGGCGGGCACGTCTGGTACTCCTACGGTGCCTCCGACAACATCGGCCGTGAGGTCCGGCCCTCTAATGCGATGCAGTGGCGCATGCTGCGGGACGCCTACGCGCTCGGAGCGACCGTTTACGACCTGCGCGGCATCTCGGACTCGCTGGACGAGACCGATCACCTCTTCGGCCTGATCCAGTTCAAGGTGGGCACGGGCGGTCAGGCCGCCGAGTACCTCGGCGAGTGGGACTTCCCGTTGAACAAGCTGCTCCACAAGGCGCTCGACATCTACATGTCGCGCCGCTGA
- a CDS encoding alanine racemase — MALTLYVDTARWRAHHKHVQEQFPGLVPVCKGNGYGFGHERLAEEATRLGSDVLAVGTTYEAARIKDWFGGDLLVLTPYRRGEEPVPLPDRVVRSVSSIDGVYGLVGARVVIEVMSSMKRHGISEQDLSQLHAAIENVRLEGFAIHLPLDRTDGSDAVEEVIGWMDRLRAARLPLHTMFVSHLKAEDLARLQQQFPQTRFRARIGTRLWLGDHEATEYRGAVLDVTRVAKGERFGYRQQKAASDGYLVVVAGGTSHGVGLEAPKALHGVMPRAKGVARAGLATVNRNLSPFVWGGKQRWFAEPPHMQVSILFVPTDAPEPKVGEELVAHLRHTTTQFDRIVDR, encoded by the coding sequence ATGGCGCTCACGCTCTACGTCGACACCGCGCGCTGGCGGGCGCACCACAAGCACGTGCAGGAGCAGTTCCCGGGGCTCGTCCCGGTCTGCAAGGGCAACGGCTACGGCTTCGGACACGAGCGGCTGGCGGAGGAGGCCACGCGGCTGGGTTCGGACGTCCTCGCTGTCGGCACGACGTACGAGGCCGCGCGGATCAAGGACTGGTTCGGCGGTGACCTGCTGGTGCTGACGCCGTACCGGCGCGGCGAGGAGCCCGTCCCGCTGCCCGACCGGGTCGTCCGCTCGGTGTCGTCGATCGACGGTGTCTACGGCCTGGTGGGTGCCCGCGTGGTGATCGAGGTGATGTCCTCGATGAAGCGCCACGGCATCAGCGAGCAGGACCTGTCCCAGTTGCACGCCGCCATAGAGAACGTCCGCCTGGAGGGCTTCGCCATCCACCTGCCGCTGGACCGCACCGACGGCTCGGACGCCGTCGAGGAGGTCATCGGCTGGATGGACCGGTTGCGTGCGGCCCGGCTGCCGCTGCACACGATGTTCGTCAGCCACCTCAAGGCCGAGGACCTCGCCCGGCTCCAGCAGCAGTTCCCGCAGACGCGCTTCCGCGCCCGGATCGGCACGCGGCTGTGGCTCGGCGACCACGAGGCCACCGAGTACCGCGGCGCCGTCCTGGACGTGACGCGGGTGGCCAAGGGCGAGCGCTTCGGCTACCGGCAGCAGAAGGCGGCCTCGGACGGCTACCTGGTGGTCGTGGCGGGCGGTACGTCGCACGGGGTGGGCCTGGAGGCCCCCAAGGCGCTGCACGGCGTCATGCCGCGCGCCAAGGGCGTCGCCCGGGCCGGCCTCGCCACGGTCAACCGGAACCTTTCTCCGTTCGTCTGGGGCGGCAAGCAGCGCTGGTTCGCGGAGCCGCCGCACATGCAGGTCTCGATCCTGTTCGTGCCGACCGACGCCCCGGAGCCGAAGGTGGGCGAGGAGCTGGTGGCCCATCTGCGGCACACCACCACGCAGTTCGACCGGATCGTCGACCGCTGA